The Falco rusticolus isolate bFalRus1 chromosome 5, bFalRus1.pri, whole genome shotgun sequence genome has a segment encoding these proteins:
- the GCAT gene encoding 2-amino-3-ketobutyrate coenzyme A ligase, mitochondrial gives MWRGVARRVLRNGGAGSHRAASGAAAAQLRRRLESELEDIRGAGTWKSERVIASRQGPHVQLAGGGGGILNFCANNYLGLSSHPEVIRAAVEALEKFGAGLSSVRFICGTQSIHKDLEEKITRFHRREDAILYASCFDANAGIFETLLTAEDAVLSDELNHASIVDGIRLCKANKYRYKHVDMQDLEAKLQDAQKYRLRLVATDGAFSMDGDIAPLREMCQLAQKYDALVFIDDCHGTGFLGPNGRGTDELLGVMDKVTIVNSTLGKALGGAAGGYTTGPKPLIDLLRQRSRPYLFSNSLPPPVVACASKALDLLMESNAIAQSMTAKTQRFRSKMTAAGFTISGKDHPICPVMLGDARLAAVMAEDMLKRGIYVIGFSYPVVPKGKARIRVQISAVHSNEDIDRCVEAFTEVGRKHGALP, from the exons ATGTGGCGCGGCGTGGCGCGGCGGGTGCTGCGGaacggcggggccgggagccACCGGGCCGCTtcgggggcggcggcggcccagCTCCGCCGGCGGCTGGAGAGCGAGCTGGAGGACATCCGAGGCGCCGGCACTTGGAAGAGCGAGCGGGTCATCGCCTCCCGGCAAGGTCCCCACGTCCAGTTGGCGGGCGGCGGAGGCG GGATCCTCAACTTCTGCGCCAATAACTACCTGGGGCTCTCCAGCCACCCCGAGGTGATCCGTGCTGCCGTGGAGGCCCTCGAGAAGTTCGGCGCTGGGCTGAGCTCTGTCCGCTTCATCTGCGGTACCCAG AGCATACACAAGGACCTGGAGGAGAAGATCACACGTTTCCACCGTCGGGAAGATGCCATTCTCTATGCCAGCTGTTTTGATGCCAATGCTGGTATCTTTGAG ACCCTCCTGACCGCAGAGGATGCAGTGCTGTCAGATGAGCTGAACCATGCCTCCATTGTTGATGGGATCCGCTTGTGCAAGGCTAACAAGTACCGCTACAAGCATGTGGACATGCAGGACCTGGAGGCCAAGCTGCAGGACGCACAG AAATACCGTCTGCGGCTGGTGGCCACCGATGGTGCCTTCTCCATGGACGGTGACATTGCACCCCTGAGGGAGATGTGCCAGCTGGCCCAGAAGTATGATGCCCTGGTCTTCATTGATGATTGCCATGGCACAGGCTTCCTGGGACCCAATGGCCG GGGTACTGATGAGCTCCTGGGAGTGATGGACAAAGTCACCATTGTCAACTCCACCCTGGGAAAAGCTcttggaggagctgcag GTGGGTACACAACTGGCCCCAAACCCCTCATCGATTTGCTCCGCCAGCGTTCCCGCCCGTACCTCTTCTCCAACAGCCTACCCCCTCCTGTGGTGGCCTGTGCATCCAAGGCCCTGGACCTGCTCATGGAAAGCAATGCCATTGCACAGTCCATGACTGCCAAGACCCAGCG GTTCAGAAGCAAGATGACAGCAGCCGGCTTCACCATCTCAGGGAAAGACCACCCCATCTGTCCTGTCATGCTTGGGGACGCTCGGCTGGCTGCGGTGATGGCTGAGGACATGCTGAAGAGAG GCATTTATGTCATTGGATTCAGCTACCCTGTGGTCCCCAAAGGAAAGGCCCGCATCCGGGTCCAGATCTCAGCCGTGCACAGCAATGAGGACATTGACCGCTGCGTGGAAGCCTTCACTGAGGTGGGACGGAAACACGGAGCGCTGCCTTAA
- the LOC119149368 gene encoding histone H5, translated as MTDSPAPAPAAKPKRARAARRPAAHPTYSDMIAAAIRAEKSRGGSSRQSIQKYVKSHYKVGQHADAQIKLSIRRLLAAGVLKQTKGIGASGSFRLAKAEKAKKSPARKRKKAARKSTSPRKAARPKKAKSSAKKPKSPARKARKKSRASPKKAKTTKTFKVKSLKASKPKKAKRSKPKAKSSIRKSPKKK; from the coding sequence ATGACCGacagcccagccccggccccggccgccaAGCCCAAGCGGGCCAGGGCAGCGCGGCGGCCGGCAGCCCACCCCACCTACTCGGACATGATCGCGGCCGCCATCCGGGCCGAAAAGAGCCGCGGCGGCTCCTCCCGCCAGTCCATCCAGAAGTACGTGAAGAGCCACTACAAGGTGGGCCAGCATGCCGACGCCCAGATCAAGCTCTCCATTCGGCGCCTGCTCGCTGCTGGTGTCCTCAAGCAGACCAAAGGGATCGGTGCCTCAGGCTCCTTCCGCCTGGCCAAGGCCGAAAAGGCGAAGAAGTCTCCGgccaggaagaggaagaaggcgGCCAGGAAATCCACCTCGCCCCGGAAAGCAGCTAGGCCCAAGAAAGCCAAGTCGTCGGCGAAGAAGCCCAAATCTCCTGCCAGGAAAGCCAGGAAGAAGTCAAGGGCCAGCCCGAAGAAAGCCAAGACAACAAAGACTTTTAAGGTCAAGTCGCTGAAGGCATCCAAACCCAAGAAGGCAAAGCGGTCGAAACCCAAAGCCAAGTCCAGCATCCGGAAATCGCCCAAGAAGAAGTGA
- the LOC119149361 gene encoding TRIO and F-actin-binding protein isoform X2, producing MTPDLLNFKKGWMSILDEPGEWKKHWFVLTDSSLRYYRDSNAEEADDLDGEIDLRFCTDVTEFAVQRNYGFQIHTKDAVFTLSAMTSGIRRNWIEALRKNVRPVSAPDVTKLADCDKENSFHNCVPQKGSLRLEEQQRPGLGSEGNLKGGHWKADGHRHAFDYVELSPLPQDPGNQASLQKMRGSLRISDRAPKHEELERDLAVRSEERRKWFETPDSRVPNSDGPVGDSSCKVGEQDLPTPPLSEDQRIQLNEEIEKKWLELERLPLKDSRRVPLTALLNQSKGGHKETNEMLKKEVQSLRAQLESCRARNESLREAVKSQGDGHVPRGYISQEACERSLAEMESSHQQVMEELQRHHQRELERLRHEKERLLAEEAAATAAAIEALKKAHREEMNKELGRTRSFQQCSSISDALQKQHQLDVESLKRELQVLSEQYSQKCLEIGELTQKAEEREQTLQCCQQEGKELLRKNQELQTRLSDEIGKLRSFISSRGSGDRSSHNNERSSCELEVLLRVKENELQYLKKEVQCLREELQMVQKDKRFASGKYQDVYAELNHIKVRSEREIEQLKEHLRLAMAALQEKESLCNSAGE from the exons ATGACG ccGGATCTCCTCAATTTCAAGAAGGGATGGATGTCCATCTTGGATGAGCCGGGAGAG TGGAAGAAACATTGGTTCGTGCTGACTGACTCAAGCCTGAGGTATTACCGGGACTCGAACGCAGAGGAG GCTGATGACCTTGATGGAGAAATTGACCTCCGCTTCTGCACAGACGTGACAGAGTTTGCGGTGCAGCGCAACTATGGCTTCCAGATACAT ACAAAGGATGCCGTGTTCACCCTCTCAGCAATGACCTCGGGCATCCGGCGCAACTGGATCGAGGCCCTGAGGAAGAACGTGCGGCCGGTCAGTGCTCCGGATGTCACCAA GCTGGCTGACTGCGACAAGGAGAACTCCTTCCATAACTGTGTCCCCCAGAAGGGCTCACTCCGGTTGGAGGAGCAGCAGCGGCCAGGCTTGGGCTCTGAGGGAAACTTGAAGGGTGGACACTGGAAGGCAGATGGACACCGCCATGCCTTTGACTACGTGGAGCTGTCTCCCCTGCCGCAGGACCCCGGGAATCAGGCGTCCCTGCAGAAAATGAGAGGGAGCTTGAGGATCTCTGATCGAGCTCCCAAGCATGAGGAGCTGGAGCGGGATCTGGCTGTCCGTTCGGAGGAGAGGCGGAAATGGTTTGAGACCCCTGACAGCAGGGTCCCAAACAGCGATGGCCCAGTGGGAGACTCTTCCTGCAAGGTGGGGGAGCAGGacctccccactcccccactTTCGGAGGACCAGCGGATTCAGCTGAATGAGGAGATAGAGAAGAAGTGGCTGGAACTGGAACGCCTGCCCTTGAAGGACTCACGGCGGGTGCCCTTGACAGCACTGCTGAACCAGAGCAAGGGAGGCCACAAAGAGACCAATGAGATGCTGAAAAAGGAG GTCCAGTCACTGCGGGCACAGCTGGAGTCCTGCCGGGCCCGAAATGAGAGCCTTCGGGAGGCGGTGAAATCCCAGGGAGATGGCCATGTGCCCCGGGGGTACATTTCACAG GAGGCCTGTGAGCGCAgcctggctgagatggagtCGTCCCACCAGCAAGTGATGGAGGAGCTCCAGAGGCACCACCAGCGGGAGCTGGAGCGGCTGCGGCATGAGAAGGAGCGGCTCCTGGCAGAGGAGGCGGCAGCAACGGCAGCAG CCATCGAGGCATTGAAGAAAGCCCACCGGGAGGAAATGAATAAGGAGCTGGGCAGGACACGAAGCTTCCAGCAATGCAGCTCGATCTCAGATGCCCTCCAGAAACAGCACCA GTTGGACGTGGAGTCCCTGAAGCGGGAGCTGCAGGTGCTTTCTGAACAGTATTCCCAAAAGTGCCTGGAAATCGGGGAGCTCACCCAGAAGGCAGAGGAGCGGGAGCAGACActgcagtgctgtcagcaggaagggaaggagctCCTCCGGAAAAACCAG gagctgcagaccCGTCTCTCGGATGAGATTGGGAAGTTGCGAAGCTTTATTTCATCGCGGGGCTCTGGGGACCGCTCTTCGCACAACAACGAGCGGAGCTCCTGTGAGCTGGAG GTGCTGCTGCGGGTGAAGGAGAACGAGCTCCAGTACCTAAAGAAAGAGGTGCAGTGCCTCCGGGAGGAGCTGCAGATGGTGCAAAAG GATAAGAGATTTGCGTCAGGGAAATACCAAGATGTCTATGCAGAGCTGAATCACATCAAGGTGCGCTCGGAGCGAGAGATcgagcagctgaaggaacacCTGCGCCTGGCTATGGCGGCTCTGCAGGAGAAGGAGTCACTGTGCAACAGCGCTGGCGAGTAA